In a single window of the Pedococcus dokdonensis genome:
- a CDS encoding GNAT family N-acetyltransferase, which produces MSDISVRVLGEDEWEQYRSVRINALEESPEAFVASADEERAYDEDFWRTRMRRSQRLLAERDGSPVGVASVGQARQEGEKENAKVAELFGLWVAPAARGTGVATQLVQAGADAARQQGRSHLAYWVGADNGRAVAFASGFGFRPTDSRRPMRVKGSEDDEDEVAMVLPLGEDRGTPNL; this is translated from the coding sequence ATGAGCGACATCTCCGTGCGGGTTCTGGGTGAGGACGAGTGGGAGCAGTACCGATCGGTGCGGATCAACGCGCTCGAGGAGTCGCCCGAGGCCTTCGTGGCCAGTGCCGACGAGGAACGCGCCTACGACGAGGACTTCTGGCGCACCCGCATGCGGCGCAGCCAGCGGCTGCTCGCCGAGCGGGACGGCTCACCGGTCGGGGTCGCCAGCGTCGGCCAGGCCCGGCAGGAGGGCGAGAAGGAGAACGCCAAGGTGGCCGAGCTGTTCGGGCTGTGGGTCGCGCCCGCCGCCCGCGGCACCGGCGTCGCGACCCAGCTCGTGCAGGCCGGCGCGGATGCCGCCCGCCAGCAGGGCCGCAGCCACCTCGCCTACTGGGTGGGTGCCGACAACGGACGGGCGGTCGCCTTCGCCAGCGGCTTCGGCTTCCGGCCCACCGACAGCCGTCGCCCGATGCGCGTCAAGGGTTCCGAGGACGACGAGGACGAGGTGGCCATGGTG